One segment of Tetrapisispora phaffii CBS 4417 chromosome 1, complete genome DNA contains the following:
- the NPL4 gene encoding nuclear protein localization protein 4 (similar to Saccharomyces cerevisiae NPL4 (YBR170C); ancestral locus Anc_8.589): MLLRFRSRNGMERVSCESGDSFGKVLSTLAEKHFGTIDLSSITVGNDPKSVNEPASNIAEKSIDDLGLKHGDIVYIEYKDVISGGNSVSVDGVPNSQAIWHSVAINTSGVTMSQPMKVQESPLDENLERQSGFIARTKSSLCKHGDKGMCEYCSPLPPWDREYHKEHGIKHVSFHSYLKQLDETTNKKSSGSSYIAPLSQPNYKIDKRCTNGHEPWPRGICSKCQPSAITLKQQEFRMVDHVEFQKSDLINEFINSWRTTGTQRFGYMYGKYEPYDVTPLGIKAVVEAIYEPSQHDEQDGLTMDMEQVSIQMAEIDELSKEMGLSRIGLIFTDLTDTGNGNGTVFCKRHKDSFFLSSLEVINSSKHQLQFPNACKFSEQGHFSSKFVTCVISGNLQNEIDISSYQVSTEAEALVDATMISGSTHPSMAYINETTKERYVPEIFYMKTNEYGLTVKENAKPAFPVDYLLVTLTHGFFKNSEDNEKKGIFTTNTGFPWANRQAMGVSQDYHEMKKYLYTAATGDDFQMLKEKLSNFHLLLYIYSLEILSKEEWSQLLQSIIHKDDNSNENILKLISSPGWQTLVMILQESM; encoded by the coding sequence atgtTACTGAGGTTCAGATCAAGAAATGGGATGGAAAGAGTGAGCTGTGAGAGTGGGGATAGTTTTGGGAAAGTGTTGAGTACTTTAGCAGAGAAACATTTTGGTACAATTGACTTATCATCGATAACTGTAGGGAATGATCCTAAGAGTGTCAACGAACCTGCGTCGAATATTGCTGAAAAGTCAATTGATGATCTAGGCTTGAAGCATGGCGATATTGTTTATATTGAGTATAAGGACGTTATCTCGGGTGGCAATTCTGTTTCGGTGGATGGTGTTCCAAATAGCCAAGCTATTTGGCACAGTGTTGCAATCAACACTTCTGGGGTAACCATGTCCCAACCTATGAAAGTACAAGAATCGCCCTTGGATGAAAATTTGGAGAGACAGAGTGGGTTTATTGCTAGGACTAAATCGTCATTGTGTAAACATGGGGATAAAGGTATGTGCGAGTACTGTTCGCCTCTACCGCCTTGGGATAGAGAATACCACAAGGAGCATGGTATCAAGCATGTGTCATTCCATTCTTATTTGAAACAACTGGATGAAACCACTAACAAGAAGTCTAGTGGAAGTTCGTATATCGCACCTTTATCTCAACCAAATTATAAGATTGACAAGAGGTGTACTAATGGTCACGAACCATGGCCAAGAGGTATTTGTTCCAAATGCCAACCCTCTGCAATCACATTGAAACAACAAGAATTCAGAATGGTAGACCACGTCGAGTTCCAAAAAAGTGACCtgattaatgaatttatcaattctTGGAGAACCACCGGTACTCAACGGTTTGGTTATATGTATGGCAAGTATGAACCATATGATGTAACACCATTGGGGATCAAAGCAGTAGTTGAGGCCATCTATGAACCTTCCCAACATGATGAACAAGACGGTTTGACTATGGACATGGAACAAGTTAGCATACAGATGGCTGAGATTGATGAACTATCAAAAGAAATGGGCTTATCACGAATCGGATTAATATTCACAGATCTTACCGATACAGGCAACGGCAACGGGACTGTTTTCTGTAAGAGACATAAAGATTCGTTTTTCTTATCTTCTTTGGAAGTGATCAATTCATCCAAACATCAGTTACAATTCCCTAACGCTTGCAAATTCAGCGAACAAGGGCATTTCTCTTCTAAGTTTGTGACGTGTGTCATCTCCGGTAACCTTCAAAATGAAATCGATATCTCGAGTTATCAAGTTTCCACCGAAGCAGAAGCATTGGTAGACGCCACAATGATAAGCGGTTCCACGCATCCATCGATGGCATACATCAACGAAACCACTAAGGAAAGATATGTACCggaaatattttacatgAAGACTAATGAATACGGATTAACTGTTAAAGAGAATGCCAAACCTGCATTCCCAGTAGATTATTTACTGGTCACTTTAACTCATGGcttcttcaaaaattcaGAAGACAATGAAAAAAAGGGAATCTTCACTACCAACACCGGATTCCCATGGGCTAACAGACAAGCAATGGGTGTTTCACAAGATTATCATgaaatgaagaaatatcTTTACACAGCAGCCACCGGTGATGATTTCCAAATGCTAAAGGAGAAATTATCCAATTTCCACCTATTACTATACATCTACTCGCTAGAGATTCTGTCAAAGGAAGAGTGGTCTCAATTATTACAATCTATCATTCACAAAGATGACAACTCCAATGAAAACATATTGAAACTCATCTCTAGCCCAGGGTGGCAAACACTAGTAATGATATTGCAAGAATCTATGTAA
- the TPHA0A01200 gene encoding uncharacterized protein (similar to Saccharomyces cerevisiae SSE2 (YBR169C) and SSE1 (YPL106C); ancestral locus Anc_8.590) — translation MSIPFGLDLGNMNSVLAVARNRGIDIVVNEVSNRSTPTIVGFGEKNRYIGEAGKNKQTSNIKNTVDNVKRIIALDYNDDDLATESKYFNSKLVKLADGKVGTQVRVGSEVEEFTATQIAAMFLGKVKNTVEVETKSPVSDVCIAVPAWYNEEQRYAIADAAKIAGLNPVRIVNEVTAAAVSYGVFKTDLPEGEEKPRIVALIDIGHSSYTCSIVSFTKGECKVLGTAYDKHFGGRDFDHAIANHFADEFDAKYKLNIRENPKAFHRLVIAAEKLKKVLSANSTAPFNIESVMDDLDFSSQLTREDLEQLVEPLLSRVTEPITAAISQAKLDISNIDVVEIIGGTTRIPVLKNAISNVFNKDVSSTLNQDETIAKGAAFICAIHSPTLRVRPFKFEDIHPYSVSYYWDKQVEDEDNLEVFTKNSTFPSTKLITLHRTGDFSMGAKYTNKEELPKSVRADIASWDITGVKLNDNKESIEAKLKLRCDPSGLHIIEEAYTVEEVVTKEEIPLPDDAAEDAEPEYKEIKNIVKKDNLTIVAHTFALDPATLNAFTEKENELFAQDKLVAETEEKMNQLEEYIYSMRSKLSEQYSTFASDEEKQVLNEKLNQAEEWLYDEGLETTKANYIAKYDELAKLGNVIKDRYMAKEEEKRQAILAEEKLAKEAAAAAAAAEAEAKAATDAEGTAEGTAEGTAEPTVEDSADADVDVEMD, via the coding sequence ATGAGTATTCCATTTGGTTTGGATTTAGGTAATATGAACTCCGTTCTAGCGGTAGCTAGGAACAGAGGTATTGATATTGTTGTTAATGAAGTCTCTAACCGTTCTACCCCTACTATCGTTGGTTTCGGTGAGAAAAATAGGTACATCGGTGAAGCTGGTAAGAATAAGCAAACTTCAAACATCAAGAACACCGTCGATAACGTTAAAAGAATCATTGCTCTTGATTACAATGATGATGACTTAGCCACCGAgtctaaatatttcaacTCGAAATTGGTTAAATTAGCTGATGGTAAAGTTGGTACTCAAGTTAGAGTAGGCTCCGAGGTAGAGGAATTCACTGCCACTCAAATTGCAGCTATGTTTTTAGGTAAAGTTAAGAACACTGTCGAAGTCGAAACAAAATCTCCAGTCTCTGACGTTTGTATTGCTGTCCCAGCTTGGTACAATGAAGAACAGCGTTATGCGATTGCAGATGCTGCTAAAATTGCAGGCCTAAACCCAGTGAGAATTGTTAATGAAGTCACTGCTGCTGCTGTCTCTTATGGTGTCTTTAAGACAGATTTGCCAGAAGGTGAAGAAAAACCAAGAATCGTCGCTTTGATTGATATTGGCCATTCTTCATATACTTGTTCTATTGTTTCTTTCACAAAAGGTGAATGCAAGGTTCTAGGTACTGCTTATGATAAACATTTCGGTGGTAGAGACTTTGATCATGCCATCGCTAACCATTTTGCTGACGAATTCGATGCTAAGtacaaattaaatattagaGAAAACCCAAAGGCTTTCCACAGATTGGTAATTGCTGcggaaaaattaaagaaagtTCTATCTGCTAACTCAACTGCTCCTTTCAATATCGAATCAGTAATGGATGATCTAGATTTCTCTTCTCAATTAACACGTGAAGATTTGGAACAATTAGTGGAACCTTTATTAAGTCGTGTCACTGAGCCAATCACGGCAGCTATTTCTCAAGCTAAGTTGGATATTTCCAATATTGATGTCGTTGAAATTATTGGTGGTACCACCCGTATCCCAGTCTTAAAGAATGCTATTTCAAATGTCTTTAACAAAGACGTTTCTTCCACTTTAAACCAAGATGAAACTATTGCTAAAGGTGCTGCATTCATTTGTGCTATTCATTCTCCAACTTTAAGAGTCAGACcattcaaatttgaagatatcCACCCTTACTCTGTATCTTATTATTGGGATAAGCAagttgaagatgaagataacTTAGAAGTTTTCACAAAGAATTCAACTTTCCCATCAACTAAATTGATTACTTTACATCGTACCGGTGATTTCTCAATGGGAGCCAAATACACCAATAAGGAGGAATTACCAAAATCAGTTAGAGCTGACATCGCATCATGGGATATTACTGGTGTTAAATTGAATGACAACAAAGAATCTATTGAGGCAAAATTGAAGTTAAGATGTGACCCATCTGGCTTAcatattattgaagaagctTACACTGTTGAAGAAGTTGTCaccaaagaagaaattcCACTACCAGACGATGCTGCAGAAGACGCTGAACCTGAATACAAAGAAATCAAGAACATTGTCAAGAAAGACAATCTAACAATTGTTGCACACACATTTGCATTAGATCCTGCTACTTTGAATGCTTTCACTGAAAAGGAAAACGAATTGTTTGCACAAGATAAATTGGTTGCTGAAactgaagaaaaaatgaatcaatTGGAAGAGTACATCTACTCTATGAGATCTAAGCTGTCCGAACAATACTCTACTTTTGCTAGTGACGAAGAGAAGCAAGtcttaaatgaaaaattaaatcaagCTGAAGAATGGCTTTATGATGAAGGTTTAGAAACCACTAAGGCAAACTATATTGCCAAGTACGATGAGTTAGCTAAATTAGGTAATGTCATCAAGGATAGATACATGGCTaaggaagaagaaaaaagacAAGCAATTTTAGCAGAAGAAAAGCTTGCGAAGGAggctgctgctgctgctgctgccgCTGAAGCTGAAGCCAAAGCTGCCACCGACGCTGAAGGTACTGCCGAAGGAACTGCCGAAGGAACTGCCGAACCTACTGTCGAGGACAGTGCCGATGCCGACGTTGATGTTGAAATGGATTAG
- the SEC66 gene encoding Sec63 complex subunit SEC66 (similar to Saccharomyces cerevisiae SEC66 (YBR171W); ancestral locus Anc_8.588): protein MSEPYTFQRISVYTPLLYGAVVILSLLVFGSQYRKRQVQELSQLKSIFDENEARDLYFQIKEKQEEEKIHEKVIKAALLNRGAEAVRRSIKMKELGPQIELLYKNGGIGEEYWKRFQNEIKLIDLEFKDTLQEAERLQPGWVQLFVGLAKEICFNQALSRRYESIAKRRETCIEQWGLKIDDEGRLIE from the coding sequence ATGTCTGAGCCGTACACTTTTCAGAGGATATCGGTGTATACACCATTACTGTATGGTGCTGTTGTGATACTGTCATTGCTTGTGTTTGGTTCGCAATATAGAAAAAGACAGGTCCAAGAGCTGAGCCAATTGAAGTCTATTTTTGATGAGAATGAGGCTAGAGACTTGTACTTCCagataaaagaaaaacaagaagaagagaagaTTCATGAAAAGGTTATCAAAGCAGCTTTATTGAACAGAGGTGCCGAGGCTGTTAGACGTTCTATCAAGATGAAGGAACTGGGTCCTCAGATCGAACTCTTGTACAAGAACGGTGGCATTGGTGAAGAATATTGGAAACGTTTccaaaatgaaataaaactAATTGACCTGGAATTCAAAGATACTTTGCAGGAAGCCGAAAGATTGCAACCTGGTTGGGTTCAGCTATTCGTCGGTCTGGCAAAGGAAATATGTTTCAATCAGGCGTTATCAAGACGTTACGAGTCCATTGCAAAACGCAGGGAAACATGCATAGAGCAATGGGGTCTCAAAATCGATGATGAAGGCAGATTGATCGAATAG
- the FMP30 gene encoding N-acetylphosphatidylethanolamine-hydrolyzing phospholipase D (similar to Saccharomyces cerevisiae YPL103C; ancestral locus Anc_8.582) yields MPTLVMNRKVLSGRNLLLNANVFATKKPSLFIPNAGLRFQIVSKSTSRGYASKADTNKTKSLARRRVLNVLLTVLVPYTGYAFYVVTGASKEINLRAKELSTIEGEGELTNAGTLIKYSPLKILNRYENPFEEYRMQTVYEFFFNRVVEVFQRNRGGIPESKIEMDSLMPIHKPDWLPQTAASNHNHLSTENNISDISVVTSENILNQEGNGNTSEIYSTWLGQSCNFIYYNGLKIITDPLFSDYLIHEKYGPKRITSQPSHIDKVPQPDVIIVSHNHPDHLDTNSMSKWTSSEVLWIVPKGAKKFLQKHGVQNVIELCWWEAVEFKKNKEIYHISSVPAMHWSGRGLLDINESLWCSFIMTHNKQPILFHAGDTGYVSDLYKRIKLKFGGGCKLALLPCGQYCPEWHQRPRHINSHEVLSIMEDLAVKNVLGIHWGTFVLSGEYFREPKEKLELLAQWKGKSERCYCPELGKTIKFD; encoded by the coding sequence ATGCCAACTCTAGTAATGAATCGAAAAGTACTCAGTGGtagaaatttattattgaatgcAAATGTGTTTGCAACAAAGAAACCTTCTTTATTCATTCCCAATGCAGGTTTGAGATTCCAAATAGTGTCCAAGAGTACTTCGAGAGGATATGCCAGTAAAGCAGatacaaataaaacaaaatctTTGGCTAGACGAAGAGTTTTGAATGTTCTTCTAACAGTTTTAGTACCATATACTGGATATGCATTTTACGTAGTGACAGGAGCCTCCAAAGAGATTAACTTGAGAGCTAAGGAATTGAGTACGATAGAAGGTGAAGGTGAGTTGACTAATGCAGGAACATTGATTAAATACTCACCattaaagatattgaacAGGTATGAGAATCcttttgaagaatataGAATGCAAACAGtttatgaattttttttcaatagagtAGTTGAAGTTTTCCAAAGGAACAGAGGTGGTATTCCAGAAAGTAAAATTGAAATGGATTCATTAATGCCTATCCACAAGCCCGATTGGTTGCCCCAAACCGCAGCATCTAATCATAATCATTTATCAACCGAAAATAACATATCTGATATTTCTGTAGTTACTTcggaaaatattttgaatcaaGAAGGAAACGGCAACACTTCTGAAATATATAGCACATGGCTCGGTCAGTCATGTAACTTTATCTATTATAATGGCCTCAAAATCATCACCGATCCACTTTTTAGTGACTATTTGATCCATGAAAAGTATGGTCCCAAAAGGATCACATCGCAACCTTCTCATATTGATAAAGTTCCTCAACCCGATGTCATCATCGTTTCACATAATCATCCTGATCATCTAGATACTAATAGCATGTCAAAGTGGACATCTTCAGAAGTTTTATGGATTGTACCGAAAGGTGCCAAAAAATTCTTACAAAAACATGGTGTACAGAATGTAATTGAGTTATGTTGGTGGGAAGCCgttgaatttaaaaaaaataaggaAATTTATCACATATCATCTGTTCCAGCTATGCATTGGTCAGGGAGAGGACTTTTAGACATCAATGAGTCTCTTTGGTGTTCATTTATAATGACACATAATAAGCAGCCAATTTTATTCCACGCTGGGGATACAGGATATGTTAGCGATTTATacaaaagaataaaattaaaatttggaGGAGGATGCAAACTAGCACTGTTGCCTTGTGGACAATATTGTCCAGAATGGCATCAAAGACCGCGTCATATCAATTCTCATGAAGTCCTTAGTATAATGGAGGACCTTGCTGTAAAAAATGTACTTGGCATTCATTGGGGTACATTTGTGTTGAGTGGTGAGTATTTTAGAGAACCCAAGGAAAAGCTTGAATTACTAGCACAATGGAAAGGAAAATCTGAACGCTGTTACTGCCCAGAACTTGGTAAAAccattaaatttgattag
- the ECM31 gene encoding 3-methyl-2-oxobutanoate hydroxymethyltransferase (similar to Saccharomyces cerevisiae ECM31 (YBR176W); ancestral locus Anc_8.583): MITIIRYVCKPKRFGSWCAVINRPSVLGSVRQYSVHPVEKAVSKTILDIQRKYTLKQPITMCTAYDYISANWVQKSNSDMLLIGDSMAMTTLGYASTTELPFEEFKYHVKSVCRANGSSLIVADLPFGSFEASHEQAINNAIEIMKLTSKVTSVKIESGTLKNDEYTIELIGKLCSRGIPVIGHIGLTPQRSNTLGGFKVQANKSIEDMQDLVNTAVALEKAGCWSLLLECIPAHLAGHITKTVNIPTIGIGAGNQTSGQVLVVSDILGMQDGRVPKFVNKYTNLNETAIGSIFKYISDVESKVFPDAQKHSFSVKDHLWEQFIKDKI, translated from the coding sequence ATGATTACAATCATAAGATATGTGTGTAAACCCAAACGATTTGGTTCATGGTGTGCTGTAATTAATAGACCTTCTGTTTTAGGGTCGGTTCGTCAGTACTCTGTCCATCCAGTTGAGAAAGCGGTTAGTAAAACGATTCTAGATATTCAGAGGAAGTATACCCTTAAACAGCCCATCACAATGTGCACTGCATATGACTACATATCAGCAAATTGGGTTCAAAAGTCTAATAGTGATATGTTGCTAATTGGTGACTCTATGGCTATGACTACTCTAGGATACGCCAGCACTACCGAACTTCCctttgaagaatttaagTACCATGTTAAATCGGTTTGTAGAGCCAATGGTTCATCATTGATTGTTGCAGACTTACCATTTGGGAGCTTTGAAGCTAGCCACGAACAGGCGATTAATAATGCTAttgaaataatgaaattgacTAGTAAAGTAACCTCTGTTAAAATTGAGTCAGGtactttgaaaaatgatgaatataCAATAGAATTAATAGGAAAATTATGTTCAAGAGGTATTCCAGTTATTGGGCATATAGGTTTGACGCCACAACGCTCCAATACATTGGGTGGTTTTAAAGTTCAAGCCAATAAATCCATTGAGGATATGCAAGATTTGGTCAACACAGCAGTGGCATTAGAAAAAGCAGGTTGTTGGtctcttcttcttgaaTGCATACCTGCGCATCTAGCAGGTCATATCACTAAAACTGTAAATATTCCTACAATTGGCATTGGTGCTGGTAATCAGACAAGTGGCCAGGTACTGGTTGTATCCGATATATTAGGTATGCAAGATGGTCGCGTGCCAAAATTTGTCAACAAGTATACCAATCTAAATGAAACAGCAATTGGAAgcatctttaaatatataagcGATGTGGAGTCAAAAGTATTCCCAGATGCACAAAAGCATTCTTTTAGTGTTAAAGATCATCTGTGGGAGCAGTTTATCaaagataaaatataa